One bacterium genomic window, TTCCCGGTTCAACTGGATTTGTAATGCAATCAACAAATACACGGATAATAAAAACACTACCATTTTAGAAATCGGTGTTGGCTCCGGTACTTATTTATCTAAATTATCAACCGTTGCAGATAAAGTTATGGTTTCCGATATTGATAAATCATATTTAAATCATGCGCAAAACAAATTTGTAAATACCAATATCAGTTTTACAATTGATGACATTACAAAAAGCCGATTTGATGGCAATACTTTTGACTTTATACTTTGCAGTGAAGTGATCGAGCACATCAAAGAATCGCAAAGAGCATTTTTCGAGATTCACCGGATATTAAAACCAGGGGGGATTTTAATTATGACTACACCCCAAAAATATTGCCCCTTGGAACTGTTGGTAAAAATTATTTCTGTACTCCCTGGAATGAAAAAACTTGCGGAATTCGTTTACAAAGAACCTGTACCTGAAGAAATGGGACATATTAATTTAATGACAAATAAAACCATTTTAAAACAAACCCATTTTGTGAATCTTGCATTGATAGAAAAATACAAATGCGGTATGTACCTTCCGATGATTGCCGAGCTGGGTGGCGAGCCAGGAATGAAATTACTACGTTATCTAGAACATCATCTTCGGGATAGCCTTTGGGATTGGATGCTTTGGACCCAGTGTTACGTTTTTTTAAAATCTTAATTTCCCAAGTACCCTTTGATGTTTATTTTCCAACAACGTCAATCATTTAAGTTTATTTAAAGTAGCGTATATTTACCTATATCGCAGACTAATAATTTTCAAAATAAATGGTAATAAAATCATTTCAAAGATCATCTAATAATTAGACATACTTTGGCAGTATACGGAATTCCGTCAAATGTATGCCGGAATTCTTATGGACTATCTTTTCCGCATATTGTATAACCAGTATTGTGTGGCAATAGATTTTTTTCGACATACTATTTTTAATAAAAAACCGAGCAATTGTTTTCTGCTTTTTTACTTCCACAATAAAACATGCTACCATTGAGATAGCATGATAAAAAAAGGGCGGATCAGCCGACATGATCTCCAACAAATTGTTGAACATCTACAACCATTCAAAAACCGTCATGGTCGTCTCTAATTTCCCACCTCGCAGCCAAACACATGGCGACAAAGTAGGTGGCGTCGCTAGTTTCACGCGCAATAAAATTAAGCCATGGTCACGTATTCGAAGAGATCGAATGATCGTATTGGCAGACATTATCGACACACCAGAAGTATTCGAAGATGAAAATATTTTAATCATTCGCTGTTGGAATAGAAACCGACCACAATTATATTATCAAATATTCTCAACCATTTTAAAATTCACTCAAGTAAACACCATTCTTTGGGAATTCGAATTTTCCCTTTACGGAGACACTGGAATCATGAGTGTCTTTCCCGCTCTACTGGGTTTGGTAAGTGCTTGTCATAAAAAAAATATCATTGTCATGCACCAAGTACTATTGGATCTCGGGACACTATCTGGTCACATTGGCTTACCTAAAAACACGTTAAAAACAAAACTTATGTCAAATCTGTTGAAAACATACTACCGTCTGATGATGTTGACGTCTCACAAAATCGTGGTATTAGAAAATTCTCTTAAAAAAAGACTTCTCCAATTAAATTCTCAACACCAAAAAGTGATTACCATACCACATGGTGTCGATTGTAATATTACATCTTTACCCAAACATATCGCTCGTCAAAAAATCAATGTTTGTACAAAAGAGTATGTCATTCTTCTTTTTGGTTATCTGACCTGGTATAAAGGTGCAGATCTTATTCTTAAATCATTCGAAAAATTGCACGAGGAATGTCCAGGTACAAATATGCGTCTCATCCTGGCTGGCGGACAAAGTTTGACACAAAAACACAAAAGTCATTATCGCAAATATTACCGTCAACTTGAAACGCATGCACGCAAAATAAAAAATGTCCAAATTACAGGCCATGTAAAAGAAAAAGATTTCGCAACATATTTCGGCGCAGCCGACATTGTTGTTTTACCTTATCGAGCATTCATGTCTTCTTCTGGAATTTTATCCTTGGCATTATCTTACAAGAAGCCTATCGCGTTATCAACATGTCTGAAAAAGTGGATTGGACCAGAACATCAAGTTTTAGAAAAAGACCTTACTTTTTTTGATCCCCAAGTAAACACACTATGTGCTTGTCTCCAGAATCTTCTCCATCAGCCGACACGTCTGAAAAAAAATATAAAAGTTGTTGAAAAATTACGTAAAGCGAGAAGTTACGAACAACTCGCCCACTCTTATGAAGACCTCATCCGCTCAATACAAAATCAGACAATTATTAATTAGTCCCTTATATTTTGAATTCTATCGTTATTATTTTTTCTGCCGTTCTACCCACGACTCATTTTTTGTTAATTAAGCCTTGCACTGGCCATCGAGGATTCTTTCTTTATAATTTTTTCTTGAATGAGTTCTATGTATTGAGCAATAACATCGTCCATCGAATAGGTACGTGCAGCATAATAATTTTTTTCACCGAAGTGGCGTAATTTTCCAGGACTATTCTCGAATAATTGAAGAATTGATTTTGCAATACTATTTGTATTTTGAATATCAAAAAAATCCATACAATATCCCTCTTGCTCTTTCTTTCTAAAAAACGGCAGATCCGATACCAACAAAGGCATCTGGTACATACAAGATTGAATCAATGCGCCAGATTCACCACCAATGGTATGATATGGCATAATTGCAGCTTCATTTTCCGAATGAATCTGATGCACTTTTTCTTCGGGAACATATCCTATAAATCGAATATTAGGATTTCCCGAATATCGCCGCCTCAGTTCTTCAAGATAATCGGGATTGTGCGCATTGGATGCGCCCACAACATTCAATCTCACATCCTGGTCAATTTCATAGACATGACGCATTGCTGCCAGCGTTGTTTCCAATTTCTTATGCGTTCCAAATATTCCAAATGCAAGAAGATTTTTCCTTTTCCTAGATATCATTTTTTTGGATTGATCCATCACGCATCCAGACCCACCCAAAGATCCATGAGGCATGATTTTCACATGCTGCGCTTTATATTTTTGTTTAAGAATTATTTCATACTCAGGTAATAACACACACATATTACCTGCGCGAGTAAGCATCCAGGTTGCCAATGTCGCGCCCCATTTTATGAATCTATTATTAAACGAGTTCATTTTTTTCAAATCCACCAATTCTATCATGTTGTGAAGTGTGATTAAGCATGGAATGTTTAATAATTTTTTTGTGATTAGCGGCACCATCATTCCCATAAAATTAGCAGTCGTCATACCAAAACTTCCCAAAGTGATATTAAACCAACAACAATCCACTGAAAGTTCCCTAAGATGATTGACGATCTGCCAAGACAACAAAGGAGAATCGAACCTCCATACCCTATGAATCGTAAGCTTCCCTTCATGGTGGATCTCCGGATATCCATCCACCATGTCAGCAATCACATGAATCCGTTGAACTTTCCGATTATTTTTTAGTGCCCTAACCAAATGATAGCAATACTCGCTCACTGGTCGCTTCCCTGGAACATAATTGGATATTAACGCAATATTCATTTCGAGTCACACCCTCACATCACAATATTTTGCATTTTCCAATCCCTTACAAAATTTCATGTAACACCGTTCGCTTGATATAGCACTTATTTTCTTTATATATCTGATCGTGAATTACAGAATCATTTTCTTGAAAAGATCAACTGTTCTGAATAGATTGATAGCTGAAATACACTATTATTAGATGCGTGTGAGCACTTTTTTATTACTTTTATTTTCAATTCCGCAGTTCATTTGACGACAACTTATTTCATTATTTCAGAGTAGATTTCTCAATCACAAATTAATCCGCAGAGACTTCCCATCATCGGTAGAAATAAGAATTTGATCTATGTTTAATACTGCCCCTGGAGAAATGCCGATTTCAACGATAACAACATTTTCGTACCATTCCGGATCTTTTGATTGTATATCATTGATTTGTTTCGCAAGCGGTTCTTGTACCCATTCCCGGTATTCCGAATTCTGAAGAAGTCGTTTATAGGACAATTCATCCAAACGACGGATGATTTTCCGATAATATGGCTGAGCTAGTATTGCACTTTCTGATTTTGAAATCACTGCGGCAAACTTCCTATCTTTCATTTTTAAATCAAATACCGTCTTATTCACTTCATATATTTTTCGCCCAAATCGAGGATGATTTAGCAGACGATAGTACAATTTTCTATTGAGCCTTCTAATCTGTTGTCCAAATTCAGGATGAGAAAGTAACTTTTCCTCAAGTTGATGCTGCACCTGACGAAACATCTGATGTTCTAATTGTATATCATAAGCCATTTGCTCAATTTTTCTTAAAATAAATCCATATTTTTCATCTTTCATTTTTTCCGCTTCACTTATTCGAACCCACTTTTCTAATTGACCACGCAGGTTTTTGTTAGACAGCATATTCCAATGTAACTGATGATTCAATTGCCTATAGAACATGCCATAAAGATGATGATCTTCTTTTTTATTTGTTTCTTCATCCTCTAGTTTCATCAAAAGCTCCCAATAGGGAACGCAAGTTTGATCTAGCTCAAAACTTTTCCACTGAACCTCCAAATATCTTTGTTGATATCCTTCTTCCATTCTCTGCTTCATTGTCAAATTTTGGTTAACTTCAGCAATAATTTCATGATCGTATTCTTGTTCCTTGAGCAAGTGCTCTAAAAATTCATGCATATGCTGAACCGCAAATACAGGGGGATGCCCTCCCCATTGTCGCCTCAACATATAAAAAGAAAATTCATCAAAGCCTCTTTCTCTATTTTTTATCCATCTCCCCCAGTGTTGTTTTAAACTTTTTTTTATATGTCCACTAAATTGATCTCTGAAACCTGACATATCGAGCACTCGAAAAATAACATCCTGCTTTTCAGAATACTTTTCTATAAGCAATCTGTTTCGTATCTTTGTCATTTTTTTTTCGTCAGCTTCCATAACCCGCCTTACCTCTGGAGAAGCTTTTCTTTTGATTTCATTTCGCCATTTTATTTCTTGCTTTTTCTTATCGCGAAGAAACACCCTTATCTCCACTTCTCGCTCATGCTCCCGAATCATCTTCTGAAGTCTCCGATATTTACCCACCTCAATTTTTTCTAAAAATCCACGGAATCGTTTGTCCTGCCTAGCTTTTTTTCCTTCTTTTTCGCTAAAAAACCGCCCTTGGAAAAACACAGACTTATTTAAATCTTGATTCTTTAACCGATCATGTTGTCTTCTTTGACGATCCAATTTTCGCCAATGCTTCATTCTTTCTTCCAAGCCCGGCCAACCTTGCTGTGCTTCCGCCAACATTTCCAGCCGAATCAATTCGCTCTCCTTCCATACTTCCATATACTTTTCCTGATCACGGTCATAAAGTTCCAATAAAAGATCGATCCTCTTGGCTGGTATAATTTCTTTAAAAAAACGGCAAAATTTTTCGTTCCCACACATTTTTTCTCTTTGTTGCCAGCCATACATTGTTGCCTCTGATAACATAAACTCTTTTAGTCTTGGGTCGCTCTGTTTAATCGCCCTCCATAATATCCATTCTTTTTCTGAAACAACATTCTCTAAATACTGTTTCACCGATTTATTGGTCTCTTTTAATTCTCGAATCATTTGCCATTTCAATTCCTCAACAGCATCAAATGCTCCCGAAGCTTTTTGATCATTTTTGAGAAGTTGAACCAATTTTTTTTGGGTCTCCCATTCTATATCAGCAGTCAACTGTTTCATCCGGTAATGTTCTTTGGGTGGCAGCTGTTGTATAAGTTTTTCTTCAAGTTGTTTTCCGAGAATTTGATACTTTATTAATTGGTCATCCATCTGGACAGGACCCGTAGGTTTGTTGGAACGATAATACTTTTGGATTATTTTTTCTTTGTCTAAATAATAATACTTACCCGGCTGAGTAAATTCCATACCTTTGGCACTAAACGTTTCCCGGTTTCCGCGCACTATACGTGTTAGCGAAAAATAACCATGATACCCCTTGATATTTTCTTTGACACCATGAACGTCTCGAATTGATATTTCATAACGATTATAAGGGCCATTCAAGGCTAAAGGAATATATGCACCACCATATTCCTCTGAATGAAGATTTCTGATTTGTAAAATACCGTTTTTTTGAGAAACAGCAACATCCTTCAATATCCATGGTTGAAAAGAAGCAATATCAACTTGTGACGCATGATGATCTTCCGCCATTGCTGCATTTATCATCATTAACGAGATTATTAAAAATAAAATCCTATTCATCATTTCTAATTAAATCCTTTTTTATTCCATAGAATCTTCTGATCAAATTGCTTCCCAACTTCTCTATAATCGCCAGCGGACAAGTACTATTCATTTTCATCATCACGGTCTAAATTTCTTCAACAGTTCATTGATTTCTTCGCAATGCGGAATTCCTTTAAGAAAATCTCGAACACCTTCAAATCCAGCTTGTTTGGCATAACGCTCTAAAATTATCTGATCTTCCAACGAAAGCATTTGATAATTCTCCTGATGAATCCGAGGCAAACCCAGCTTAGGCAAATGATGAACAGGGTAAGCATAACATCCCAAATGTTTTATTATAGAATGATATAATTCACCATAGGTTTTCAACCCTTTAAATGATCCTTGGCGAATAAAAATCCCAGCTCTGGCAAGAACTCTTTTGAAATCACGATGTGTCAAATAATATTCCCATTGATTAGCGCCATAAAACCGAGACAAATCGTGATTAATTTGCTTACGCCAATATTCTAAATCAACTACTTCACGGAGAATCATTGCTGCTTTCTTATCTGAAATTTTCTCTGCTTTGGGTGCCGGCATTTTCAAAACAAGATCACCATACGAGGCAATAAAATAGGCTAACTGATCAGCACGTATAGAACCAGTATTTATAAAATCCTGAAATGAATCATACTGCATATTTTTCGCCATAGTATTAAACTCTGCAATGGTATATGGTTTAGGAAGAAAATAGTTTAAATAATCAATCAAACGATTAGAGTCATCAAAGTAGTATTCTTTCTCACCAGTTTGTTCAATATAACTTCTCTGTTTGCCCTGCAGCCGATCACGAATATTTTGACCTATTGCGACAAGTTTAAATACCCAAGGATTATAATGACCCAATGCTCCACGATAAAATGGACTGTCCCCAATATAGCGTGTCAGTTGATATGGATAAATACATTCAGATTGATACATTGACAAATCCCAGATGTAATTCCAAGATCTCGCTTCAAAATGAAGAAAAACCCAAAAAACAAATGACATGGCAATAAAAACAATAGGAATGCGATGCTTCATACGTAGCCGAATTTGCATAGATTTATATTTTATAATAATATAAAATAACATCATGACTCCCAAAATAATTACGACAACTCCCCATAGAGGACCAAAGCCTTTCCATGCCTTCACAATATTTTGAATTTTCCCGGGTAAATCTTCTTTCCCGGTTAAATTACTAAAAAAACTTTCTTTAATCATATTTCTTCGTCGTGAAGCATCCGGATGTATTGTCAATCCCAGCATTGATCGCGAATCGGGATTCAGTTCATCTAACGCTATCGTTTTTGAAGGTTTATGCCAAATTGTTAAAGGTCCCGCCCAAAAATGAATTCCAGGATAATTCCCAACCAGATCCCATCCTGTGGCTGCCAACACATCCGCGTAGCCATTATTGCCACATATAATATAATTCAAACCCCAATGATCATTTTCCAATAAGTACCGCATAAGCGGTTTCATAGAATTAATCGACCCACGATCAAGTCCTACAATCGCCACATCATGTTCTGGATGTTTTCCATGTCGATGATTAAACATGATGGTATCAGCTTGCATTCGTAATGTTTTTTTTGTATTCAATGTTATTAATTCAAATGAAGTTCCAATAACCAAGTATCGATGTACCATATCATTAATACTTGATTCATCATGTAATGAATGGATTTTTTCTAGATCCGGATATTCAGTTTTTTTAAGTGGTAGTATTTTTCTTACATTTTTTACTCGGTAAGGAGCATAGGGCTGTAATTTTCCCTCTGCACCTTTTTTTATCCGAATAATACGGCGTAATGGATCCTGAGTATTCATTCCAAAAAATGGTGGCTGTCCATTACGCCCCCCACTTTGCATCACAAATTCCAAGTCTTCTTCTGAAAACAGCAATTTTAATGTCCTTAGAATGACTCGTGAATTCTGAATTGATAATTCCGGCGAAGTCGTCTCGATCCCAATTTTAAAAACCAAGTGATAAAGTCCTGTTGCCTTATCTAGCTTGAAGTGTTTTTCGATAAATTTCCAGTCTAACTGATATACATGACTTCCCGGTGTTAATTTTGGTTTTAATTTAATATAAACTGCTTTGTTTTTTTGTCTTCGATTATTTTTCCCCTCAGATTCAATGATAATCCACCCATTCACGAGCGGAGTTCTCTCCTCAACATCTACCCAAATATATTTGGGAATTTTTCGTAGTATCACCGTTCTATAAATATACCCATAATTCCGGGGATAATCTGACGGCTGCTCTGCAGACGTTCTTAACACTCCCTTTTTTTTATCTTGTATGTTGCTAAACTGATTTGGTTGATCCTTGCTTTCCGTTCCACGAACCGCAAGTTTCATTTGACCCTGATTTCCTTGATAAAAATCCAGCGTAGCACCGCAAGATATTTCGGACAACGCATCTGGAAGAACGAAATGATTTTGAAACGGCGTAATATAAATTTCCGCCTTAGGATCAATCACACCTTCACGAAAAATCAAATTGATACCTTTTTCATATGACAATATATTTCCGAACTTCTCCGGCAGCACGCTTTTTTTTCGTAACTGTATGCCTTCAATAATCGCCCAAAGTTCTTTTTTATTTTGACTTTTGTTATTTGCTTTTGATTGTTTTTTTAGATCTTCTCGTTTCCCGGATTTTTCACTACTCCCAATACTCTCTGCCAAACCCAACACCAATCGAATACAACCATTCGCTTCAGACATTTTTTTTTCAGGCAAATTAATGTAATAGATGCCAGGAGACGCCATTACCGTTTGCACCCATGGTAATACCTCCTCACTCGTTTTTTCATGCTTGACTTTTGAGGCACCACCACGAGGTAACGCCGCACCAAAATCACGCTGCAGAGTACGGTTCCTCTCTGTTCGAGCCATTTGAAATATTTTTTGTCGATATGCATCATGATAGACTTTCAAATACATGTGTTGCGTTGGTACCAGCTTATTAATTTGAATTGTAAGAATATGATGTCCAGGTGGCAGAATCATCGTCCTTTCAATTTCACCACGACTATCCTCCTGACCCCCACCATGTATTAACAATTGGTTATTTTTAATTATTTCTGCGTTAAGTCCCCCGCCTTTTATCCAATCCCAAACACAACAATCTTCTGAAAAATAATAATTACCAATTTGTGGCAGCGTAATGGCACCATCTTGTTTCCGCCATTGATTGTGCTGCTTCTGTTGTGATGATAAGATTTTTGTCGGTTCTTCTTCTGTATATACTTTTTGCTTTTTCCATTGATCCAATAAATTCCTGAGCATACTGATCATCGCACCTGATTCATGTCCTGGGCCATACTGGTGCCATAACACTCTCATGAGTTTTTCAAGTCTTTCAATTGACCATCCTGTTTCTTGTCGCCACTGATTCAGGACAAATTCCGGAAGCATTTCTCGAACAGAAACACCAATATTATATGTATGATTCCCGCACAATTGCCGATCCCGCCAAAATTGGAGAGATGCTCCCGGCCCAAACGAAGGTTCTGTTTTTAACAGCAATGCACGAACATCTTCCGGTTTCATTTCATGCACCATCAAAGTCCTACTTTTTTTTATTTCCATTTCATTTGCAGATATCAAACCCTGACTATAGTTTTCAAGCATTTTACTAAACTGTGCTATTGTTAATTGAGGTGACATAAATGAAATGAACATCTCCTCAATGGTCGGTTCCCTTGGAAGTTGTTTCCCTTTCACTGCTTGAAAAATATCTATACACTTTTCATGAAACAATGTACGTCTGCTATATCCTCCCGAAGCAATCCTCTGCACCAAACCATCAGCATACCGTTCCATGCCTTCTGCTTCTTCAACTACAGGGCTTCCACCACCCGGCCGTGGCCGAGTTGTAACAAATCTGGCGTTTCTCACTTTTGCCATATTTTTCATGATCAGCACAATCTCTTTTTTTGTCTTCAGCCCAAATTTTTCAAAATATCCGTTTGCGAGCATTCGCGTGGATACCTCCAAATAATTATCCTCACAAATAACACCATTCTCAATAAAGTACTCCTCATTCAATAAAATCCGAAATGTCTCTTCCAAAGTTTCCAGACCATATCGATGACCTCTTCCCATAAGATAAAAACATAGGATAACGAGTGCCTGTTTTTCCCGAGTCTGAACACGATCAAACTCTTGGGCATTGACTTTCAATAATCGGTTAAGCTCCTCATATTTTAGTTCATATTCCTTTGCCCATGTTTCACGCAGCCAATTGATCTCTTGGGACAAAATATCCTCACGAAATTCTTGCCAAAATAATGTTGTGCGCAATTTATTTTGAATTTCATTTAATTCATGCATCGGTAGGATTGCATTTTCTTGGTTGATTTGCAGATATAAAGGATAGCGTGTCACAATAAGTTGAAACGCTTCAAACGGTTTAGCATATTTACTCGTAAAATATTGTATCCATGGTTTATATTTTTCTGAAACATTCGCATCGTGCTTTACAATACGCATAAAATCGTTGAATGATATTTTTCGAAAGCCATGTTTCTCTAACTCAGCATTTACTTCCAGATGAATCCCCTGAATATCAGGTGGTGGTTGAAACTTTCCCGTTTTCAACAAACTTTTCAATTCCTGATACAATCGATTTCCGGGCCGATATCCGTAGAGTGACCACTTATATTTTAATATGATTGCTTCAATCTCTCTTGCTGAATAGGTTTGTAATATTTTTCTTTTCAAGACCGACATGAGCTCATATTTTTCTAACAATCGATCTGTCTCTTCTGGTATATCCTTTTGATCCCCATAGGCTTGGTACGCCTGTTTATCCTGAAAAGACAACTCGCTCGCTTCAGCAAACTTCTGAAGTGCTTCTTGTATGGAACGGTTTTCTTCTGGAAAAATATGATGTCGCGTAATCATGTGCTGAAAACCTTTTAAAGAAAGATCAATTTCTTTGCTTGCAAGAAATATATTGAGCGAATTTCCGGATACCTTCGAGGTGGATTGCAATTGAATTTTATCACTATTTGAATAAAATCCAATGACGGGCTCAAAAATTGGTTGACCGGAAAGACCAGTTTCAGATTCACACCCTTCGGTGGCCTGAGCTAAAAAATCGATATATTGAATATAAAAAGCATTAAAAAGTAATTGCTCCCTATTTTCTTGAAAACAATCTCGCTCAGGAACGATAAAATTCATCAATCCTTCTTCATCCCAGCCATCACATTTCATCCCTTCTTTTAATCGATCAACGTAATACTCCAGTTGCGCTATATCATATTTCGCTAATATCGCCTGCACTTCATTAATATTCAAATGTAGGTTACTTATATAATTAAAGGCTTCAGTAATAAAAACTAAATACCAGTTGTAACGTGCCACTGCTTTAATATCTTCTGCTTTTTGATCAATTCCAAAACGCAACAATTGAACAACACGTATTAAAAAATCAAAGCTAATATTCAAATCTTCACAAAATGCTTTCACAGCATAATAATCTCGAATATTCAAATGCGATTCATCCTGCCACAGCACTTTATGCTCAGATTCCAATCGGACATTTTCAATGGTTGCATAAGCATCACCTTGATGACTTTTGACGAATATTTTTAGTACACCACCATCAATTTCATCAATATTGATTGAATTTCGTAAAAACGCATCATGTAAATCAACTTGTTGATATCCAAATGTGAAACGAGGATCAATTTTAATGCTTTGTCTTCCTTTAGGTGTCAAAACATCGATTTGGATGCTGGTATACCCCTTTTTTCCGGCGTATCTTCCAGAGCTGACAAACCTTAAAAATCGCATCGCTCGAATTGTTTTGGGTGACAGCTGCCATGCGATTAAACCCGGTCCGGTTAATGATGTTGTCGACAAATAGAAATTATTTTCACCACGTTTGTCCCTTTGGCGTGCTTTTTCGTACGCATGATAAAATAACTTTGATGGTTTTTTCTTTACAACCAACACACCTTTTTTAATAACAGCTAATTTATATGTTAGCGGTTGCCTTGCAACGGCATACTCGATTTTTTTTATACTTTGTATTTGATTTGGCGTATGCTTTTGTTCCGAAATCGCCAACGGTGCATGATAAGACAATGGACGCGTAACATTTTTCGAAAAAGTGGTTGTGCTTAGATTCACCGCACTTCGTGGATTCCCTCTTTCATCCTTGGTTTGCTCTTCACTCGCATAATTCACACCTTGACGACGCGAGACCGAAGATGTCTTAAATATAAGGTAATTCAATGATTGTTGAAGACTCGGAATTTTTACATCACCAAGTTCAAGGGGGGGCGTGAACAATGTAATAACACCGGACAAGGCGAAAAATGGCAGTCGTGTCAATCCAGCTAAGCTAAATAGTGGTGCAATGAAAAGAAAACCAATCAGCAATACTATTTTAACTATGCTAAAAACGAATGATTCCCCTTTTACTTGGCGCGCAATATTTTCATGAAAATATACGCATGCAGATGTCTTTTTCGGGGCTTCCAAAGCAACAACTTTACTTGTTTTTTTTCTCACCCAAGCAAACAACATCATTGGTTGATATATAAAAATACTCAATAGCAATAAAGGCCCGAGATAAACAAAGAATAATACTGGAGCAACCGTTTCGGCCAATAGTACAGCAGACAAAATAATACCGAGCCACAACCATAAAAAATACCATCCAGAATATCTAAAACAATATTCACGCAATTTCGCACTGAGTATTAAACCTGCAACGACCATACTCACTAAAATCCAGATAAACATTGAAAGTCGAGAATTATGAAACCAATAAATACTCACAACTACTAATTGAACACTTAAAACGCCCAGTAAACCGGCAGTCAAACAACGTAAAGCAAGCATTGATAAGTTCTTCATCCTTTTTCATTCACCTACTTATGGATTGACTAATCTATATAAAGGAATTTTCATCGATACAGACCATTCATTTCTTATCGAATCACTTTCATGATATTGATTCAAACCTACACCGAATTCAATTCCTGTATGATCCAAATGCAAACGTATACCTTGTGTTGTCACCATCTGTAATGCACTGTCTTGTCGGCCATTTTCATGAAAATCCATC contains:
- a CDS encoding class I SAM-dependent methyltransferase, encoding MSIFKNKSNKISHNKKAKHDLHLEEVLYNSNNPTRRQLHLSRFNWICNAINKYTDNKNTTILEIGVGSGTYLSKLSTVADKVMVSDIDKSYLNHAQNKFVNTNISFTIDDITKSRFDGNTFDFILCSEVIEHIKESQRAFFEIHRILKPGGILIMTTPQKYCPLELLVKIISVLPGMKKLAEFVYKEPVPEEMGHINLMTNKTILKQTHFVNLALIEKYKCGMYLPMIAELGGEPGMKLLRYLEHHLRDSLWDWMLWTQCYVFLKS
- a CDS encoding glycosyltransferase; the encoded protein is MISNKLLNIYNHSKTVMVVSNFPPRSQTHGDKVGGVASFTRNKIKPWSRIRRDRMIVLADIIDTPEVFEDENILIIRCWNRNRPQLYYQIFSTILKFTQVNTILWEFEFSLYGDTGIMSVFPALLGLVSACHKKNIIVMHQVLLDLGTLSGHIGLPKNTLKTKLMSNLLKTYYRLMMLTSHKIVVLENSLKKRLLQLNSQHQKVITIPHGVDCNITSLPKHIARQKINVCTKEYVILLFGYLTWYKGADLILKSFEKLHEECPGTNMRLILAGGQSLTQKHKSHYRKYYRQLETHARKIKNVQITGHVKEKDFATYFGAADIVVLPYRAFMSSSGILSLALSYKKPIALSTCLKKWIGPEHQVLEKDLTFFDPQVNTLCACLQNLLHQPTRLKKNIKVVEKLRKARSYEQLAHSYEDLIRSIQNQTIIN
- a CDS encoding glycosyltransferase, with protein sequence MNIALISNYVPGKRPVSEYCYHLVRALKNNRKVQRIHVIADMVDGYPEIHHEGKLTIHRVWRFDSPLLSWQIVNHLRELSVDCCWFNITLGSFGMTTANFMGMMVPLITKKLLNIPCLITLHNMIELVDLKKMNSFNNRFIKWGATLATWMLTRAGNMCVLLPEYEIILKQKYKAQHVKIMPHGSLGGSGCVMDQSKKMISRKRKNLLAFGIFGTHKKLETTLAAMRHVYEIDQDVRLNVVGASNAHNPDYLEELRRRYSGNPNIRFIGYVPEEKVHQIHSENEAAIMPYHTIGGESGALIQSCMYQMPLLVSDLPFFRKKEQEGYCMDFFDIQNTNSIAKSILQLFENSPGKLRHFGEKNYYAARTYSMDDVIAQYIELIQEKIIKKESSMASARLN